One window of Bacillus alkalicellulosilyticus genomic DNA carries:
- the tyrS gene encoding tyrosine--tRNA ligase, protein MNLLEDLEFRGLVNQVTDAEGLKQQLENGQITLYCGFDPTADSLHIGHLLTVLTLRRFQLAGHKPLALVGGATGLIGDPSGKKAERTLNTTDIVQQWSDRIKAQLSQFLDFEGENAAKTVNNYDWIGSLDVVSFLRDVGKNFSVNYMLAKDSVESRITSGISFTEFSYMILQSYDFLKLYQEENCRLQIGGSDQWGNITAGLELIRKSTEETVKAFGFTIPLVTKSDGTKFGKSEGGAIWLDARKTSPYEFYQFLINTDDKDVVKFLKYFTFLTKEEIDGLAVEVENAPEKRVAQRKLAEEVTRLVHGQESLEQAIRISEALFSGNIAELSGEEIKQGFKDVPSFECEESEIALLDLLIAANISPSKRQGREDISNGAIYVNGTRETDLQAVVGDAVKIDGEFTIIRRGKKKYFMIKWK, encoded by the coding sequence ATGAACTTATTAGAGGATTTAGAGTTTCGAGGGTTAGTGAATCAAGTAACAGACGCAGAAGGATTAAAGCAACAATTAGAGAACGGTCAAATTACGTTATACTGTGGGTTTGACCCAACAGCAGATAGTTTGCACATTGGACATTTATTAACAGTATTAACGTTACGACGTTTTCAACTAGCTGGTCATAAGCCATTAGCACTTGTTGGGGGAGCGACGGGATTAATCGGAGACCCAAGTGGGAAAAAAGCTGAAAGAACGCTAAATACTACAGACATTGTTCAACAATGGAGTGACAGAATTAAAGCTCAGCTGTCTCAGTTTCTTGATTTTGAAGGAGAAAATGCTGCAAAAACGGTAAATAACTATGACTGGATTGGTTCACTTGATGTTGTATCTTTCTTACGAGATGTTGGAAAAAACTTTAGTGTCAACTACATGCTAGCAAAGGATTCTGTAGAATCAAGAATTACATCCGGTATTTCGTTTACAGAGTTTAGCTATATGATTTTACAGTCATATGATTTCTTAAAACTCTACCAAGAAGAGAATTGCCGTTTGCAAATTGGTGGAAGTGACCAATGGGGCAACATTACAGCTGGGTTAGAGTTAATTCGTAAATCAACAGAAGAAACAGTGAAAGCGTTTGGCTTTACGATTCCATTAGTGACGAAAAGTGATGGAACGAAATTTGGTAAATCAGAAGGTGGTGCGATTTGGTTAGATGCAAGAAAAACATCACCTTATGAATTCTATCAATTTCTTATAAATACAGATGATAAAGATGTTGTCAAATTCTTAAAATACTTCACATTCTTAACGAAAGAGGAAATTGACGGCCTAGCAGTTGAAGTTGAAAATGCCCCAGAGAAACGAGTGGCACAACGTAAATTAGCAGAAGAAGTAACAAGACTCGTTCATGGCCAAGAGTCACTAGAACAAGCGATTCGTATTTCAGAAGCGTTATTCAGTGGGAACATCGCTGAACTTTCGGGTGAAGAAATTAAACAAGGGTTTAAAGATGTTCCATCTTTTGAGTGTGAAGAAAGTGAAATAGCGTTATTAGATTTACTAATTGCAGCCAACATTTCTCCATCAAAGCGCCAAGGAAGAGAAGATATTTCGAATGGAGCAATCTATGTAAACGGCACTCGTGAAACTGACTTACAAGCAGTAGTAGGGGATGCAGTTAAAATTGATGGTGAATTTACGATTATCCGAAGAGGGAAGAAAAAGTACTTTATGATTAAGTGGAAATAA
- a CDS encoding transglycosylase domain-containing protein yields the protein MKDNIKEVFSKLRDFGESLRRNRFLRGIGITYQVTWNLVLLFLIIGLLSTIFVGGVAAGYFASLVKDEPLRTYEDMKKDIYNYEEISEVYFANDVLLGELPTELERREVKLNEVSEHVINALIATEDEYFHEHEGVVPKAILRATFQEFANSSVQTGGSTLTQQLVKNQILTSEVSFDRKATEILLAMRLEQFFEKEEILEAYLNVATFGRNASGRNIAGIQAAAQGIFGVDAKDLNLPQAAYIAGLPQSPFGYTPFTGSGEVKENLEPGLNRMKTVLRRMRDAGYINEQEYERALAYDIRENLTSPKPSSIEEYPLVTFETERRATDILATIMMEDDGIDLSKLDDEELLTMKTRYRDRAARDLRRNGYKIHTTIDKDIFDAMQEASQDNRLFGPDRDGEQEEMASMLIENKTGAILGFVGGRDTSQEYNIATQARRSNGSTMKPLLAYGPAMEIGNVQPGHIIPDVPTFYTGTSTQVNNFNRQHRGLITVRDALKYSQNTVAVKSFRLAPHELRRGTLEKFGITTLIDGEPFESAALGALEHQITIEQNTAAYAMFANEGQFIDSYFIERIETTDGQVIYQHESEPVEVFTPQTSYLMIDMMRDVLRSGTATYVPSRLKFNADWAGKTGTSNNFHDAWFVATNPNVTLSVWVGYRTPKSIETRPVGGLSYGQRTQQMWANIANAAYDVRPELMAPENRFQMPGGIVRKEICGISGLLPSKLCREAGLVSSDLFNAKYVPTKVDDSLQEAKYVILGGEPYLALDSTPSEFTFDGVMIKEDYFKDVDLSEYVPDHWKNIVPDRQAEENGKVPGNVSGVTINGNTLSWSEHGERDIVGYRVYRAANGTDKFELYANVVERDNTSTKVGSGKYAYYVIAVDVAGQESTSTNIVSQDGWSPEEEEKEEPNEEKPKKPKPKPERDQNGNGNGNGDRPNPAPRDDDDDELDVLEGV from the coding sequence ATGAAGGATAATATAAAAGAAGTTTTTTCAAAGCTTAGAGATTTTGGTGAGAGTTTACGACGCAATCGTTTTTTGCGTGGGATTGGGATCACATATCAAGTCACTTGGAATCTAGTTCTTCTTTTTCTTATTATTGGTTTGCTTTCTACGATTTTTGTCGGTGGAGTTGCAGCTGGTTATTTCGCTTCACTTGTAAAAGATGAACCATTACGCACCTATGAAGATATGAAGAAAGACATATACAACTATGAGGAAATTAGTGAGGTCTATTTTGCTAATGATGTTTTGTTAGGAGAATTACCTACTGAACTTGAACGAAGAGAAGTAAAGTTAAATGAAGTTTCTGAGCATGTCATTAATGCTCTAATAGCAACTGAGGACGAGTACTTTCATGAACATGAAGGCGTTGTTCCAAAAGCAATTTTACGTGCAACATTCCAAGAATTTGCAAATTCCTCCGTTCAAACTGGAGGAAGTACACTAACTCAGCAGCTTGTCAAAAATCAAATTTTAACAAGCGAAGTTTCGTTTGACCGAAAAGCAACAGAAATTTTGTTGGCCATGCGTCTTGAGCAATTTTTTGAGAAAGAGGAAATATTAGAAGCTTACTTAAATGTTGCTACTTTTGGAAGAAATGCTTCAGGACGAAACATTGCAGGAATTCAAGCTGCAGCTCAAGGGATTTTCGGAGTAGATGCAAAGGATTTAAATTTACCGCAAGCCGCTTATATTGCTGGCTTACCACAAAGTCCATTTGGCTATACTCCATTTACTGGTAGTGGTGAGGTAAAAGAAAATCTTGAACCTGGTTTAAATCGAATGAAAACCGTGTTACGAAGAATGAGAGACGCTGGATATATTAATGAACAAGAATACGAACGAGCATTAGCTTATGATATTCGCGAAAATTTAACGTCGCCTAAACCAAGTTCAATAGAGGAATATCCTCTTGTCACGTTTGAAACGGAACGAAGAGCTACTGATATATTAGCAACCATCATGATGGAAGACGATGGCATTGATTTATCTAAATTGGATGATGAAGAATTACTAACTATGAAAACTAGATATCGGGATAGAGCCGCACGAGATTTACGTCGAAATGGCTATAAAATCCATACCACAATTGATAAAGATATCTTTGATGCAATGCAAGAAGCTAGTCAAGATAACCGTTTATTTGGACCTGACCGAGACGGTGAACAAGAAGAAATGGCATCTATGTTAATCGAGAACAAAACAGGTGCGATTTTAGGATTTGTTGGAGGTCGTGATACATCACAAGAATACAATATTGCTACACAAGCACGACGGTCAAATGGATCTACAATGAAACCTTTATTAGCTTACGGTCCTGCTATGGAAATAGGAAATGTACAACCAGGTCACATTATCCCTGACGTACCTACTTTCTATACTGGCACGTCGACCCAAGTAAATAACTTTAACAGACAGCATCGTGGACTTATTACCGTTCGCGACGCACTTAAATATTCACAAAATACTGTGGCTGTTAAAAGCTTCCGCTTAGCACCACATGAACTTCGTCGTGGAACACTTGAAAAGTTCGGGATTACCACGTTAATTGATGGGGAACCTTTTGAATCTGCTGCACTTGGTGCTCTCGAACACCAAATTACAATTGAGCAAAACACTGCGGCATACGCGATGTTTGCCAATGAAGGACAATTTATTGATTCTTATTTTATTGAAAGAATTGAAACTACAGATGGTCAAGTGATTTATCAACATGAATCAGAACCTGTAGAAGTGTTTACTCCTCAGACTTCTTATTTAATGATTGATATGATGCGAGATGTTCTACGAAGCGGAACGGCTACTTATGTTCCAAGTCGGCTAAAATTCAATGCTGATTGGGCTGGAAAAACCGGTACATCTAATAACTTCCATGATGCATGGTTTGTAGCAACAAATCCTAATGTTACACTAAGTGTATGGGTTGGTTATCGTACTCCTAAGTCCATTGAAACAAGACCAGTTGGTGGATTAAGCTATGGCCAACGAACACAACAAATGTGGGCAAATATTGCTAATGCCGCTTATGATGTTCGACCTGAACTTATGGCACCGGAAAATCGTTTCCAAATGCCTGGTGGAATTGTTAGAAAGGAAATTTGCGGAATTTCAGGCTTACTTCCTTCAAAATTATGCCGTGAAGCCGGTTTAGTAAGTAGCGATTTATTTAATGCAAAATATGTTCCAACTAAAGTTGATGATAGTCTCCAAGAAGCTAAGTACGTTATTTTAGGCGGAGAGCCATATCTTGCGCTTGATAGTACACCATCAGAGTTTACATTTGATGGCGTTATGATAAAGGAAGATTATTTTAAAGATGTTGATTTGAGCGAGTACGTTCCGGATCATTGGAAAAATATCGTTCCTGACCGCCAAGCGGAAGAAAACGGTAAAGTACCAGGAAATGTATCTGGCGTGACCATTAATGGTAATACCTTATCTTGGTCTGAACACGGAGAACGTGATATTGTAGGATATCGTGTATACCGTGCCGCTAATGGTACTGATAAGTTTGAACTCTATGCTAATGTTGTTGAAAGAGATAACACGAGCACTAAAGTTGGCAGTGGTAAGTACGCATACTATGTCATTGCCGTAGACGTGGCTGGACAAGAATCTACCTCAACAAACATCGTGAGCCAAGATGGATGGTCTCCTGAGGAAGAAGAAAAAGAAGAACCTAACGAAGAAAAACCGAAAAAACCAAAACCGAAGCCTGAACGAGACCAGAATGGAAATGGTAACGGCAATGGCGATAGACCAAATCCTGCTCCTCGGGATGATGATGACGATGAACTAGATGTATTAGAAGGCGTATAA
- a CDS encoding DsbA family oxidoreductase: MGKKRLEDAIQKIEHPVQVTYRCFELDPTMERQVDYTIYQKLADKYGMSLQQAKSTCQSMESTAREEGLDFNFETMKLTNTFDAHRLTMYAKKEELMHEMNDRILRAYYSEGKHIGEHSTLVELATDVGINPDSAKKILSSDAFTADVRKDEQIASQYGIRSIPFFLINGKYSMTGAQPTDSFVEALTKIYEQDGQDSPLSKSHKTGVSCDDDNGCER; encoded by the coding sequence ATTGGCAAAAAGCGTCTGGAAGACGCTATTCAAAAAATTGAGCACCCTGTTCAAGTGACTTATCGTTGCTTTGAGTTAGATCCTACTATGGAGCGTCAGGTAGACTATACCATCTATCAAAAATTAGCTGATAAGTATGGAATGAGCTTACAACAAGCAAAGTCTACGTGTCAGAGTATGGAAAGTACTGCCCGAGAAGAAGGACTAGATTTTAATTTTGAAACGATGAAGTTAACAAATACATTTGATGCACACCGTTTAACGATGTACGCTAAAAAAGAAGAACTAATGCATGAAATGAACGACCGAATATTAAGAGCTTATTATTCGGAAGGCAAACATATTGGCGAACATTCCACTCTAGTTGAATTGGCCACTGACGTTGGCATCAACCCAGATTCTGCAAAAAAGATACTTTCAAGTGATGCATTTACTGCAGATGTTCGAAAAGATGAACAAATCGCTTCTCAATATGGTATAAGAAGCATTCCATTCTTTCTGATTAATGGGAAATATTCAATGACTGGTGCTCAACCAACAGACAGTTTTGTTGAAGCGTTAACTAAAATATACGAACAAGATGGACAAGATAGTCCTTTAAGTAAAAGCCATAAAACAGGAGTAAGTTGTGACGACGATAACGGGTGTGAACGATAA
- the acsA gene encoding acetate--CoA ligase yields MKVQALPSVSGNYNLKNYESESQSFDWLSVEKEFSWSETGQVNLAYEAIDRHAKSDKKEKIAFYYSDAKRDETYTFQDMMESSNKAGNMLKSLGVEKGDRVFVFMPRSPELYFSVLGAIKLGAIVGPLFEAFMEGAVRDRLEDSSAKVLITTPALLERVPVGDLPHLEKVVIFGDDVKEEGPYIDFNKHFQAASTDLDITWVDREDGLILHYTSGSTGKPKGILHVHNAMIQHYQTAKWVLDLQDDDVYWCTADPGWVTGTSYGIFGPWLAGASNVVRGGRFSPQDWYGTIEKYKVTVWYSAPTAFRMLMSAGDEVIKEFDLSSLRHLLSVGEPLNPEVVRWGMKVFDLRIHDTWWMTETGAQLICNYPCMEVRPGSMGKPLPGIKAAIIDDQGNELPPNRMGNLAIKKGWPSMMRAVWNNPEKYNSYFEIEGWYVSGDSAYMDEDGYFWFQGRIDDVIMTAGERVGPFEVESKLIEHPAVAEAGVIGKPDPVRGEIIKAFIALREGHEPSEELIDEIRLFVKKGLAAHAAPREIEFREKLPKTRSGKIMRRVLKAWELDLPTGDLSTMED; encoded by the coding sequence ATGAAAGTGCAAGCGCTTCCATCTGTTAGTGGCAATTATAATTTAAAAAATTATGAAAGTGAAAGCCAGTCGTTTGATTGGTTATCTGTTGAAAAAGAATTTTCATGGAGTGAAACAGGTCAAGTTAACCTTGCTTATGAAGCGATTGATCGCCATGCAAAATCAGATAAAAAAGAAAAAATCGCCTTTTATTATAGTGATGCAAAACGTGATGAAACTTATACCTTTCAAGATATGATGGAATCCTCAAATAAGGCTGGAAACATGCTTAAATCATTGGGAGTTGAAAAGGGAGATAGGGTGTTCGTTTTTATGCCGAGGTCCCCAGAACTTTATTTTTCAGTATTAGGTGCGATTAAACTAGGTGCTATAGTAGGACCTTTATTTGAGGCATTTATGGAAGGTGCTGTGCGCGATAGATTAGAAGATAGTAGCGCGAAGGTGCTTATTACAACTCCAGCTTTATTAGAGCGTGTACCAGTTGGTGACCTACCGCATTTGGAGAAAGTTGTTATTTTCGGAGACGATGTAAAAGAAGAAGGTCCATATATTGACTTTAACAAACACTTCCAAGCTGCTAGTACAGACTTAGATATTACGTGGGTTGATAGAGAGGATGGATTGATCCTACACTACACTTCAGGTTCAACTGGTAAACCTAAAGGAATTTTGCATGTTCATAACGCAATGATCCAACATTATCAAACGGCTAAATGGGTGTTAGACCTTCAAGATGATGATGTATATTGGTGTACAGCAGACCCAGGTTGGGTAACAGGAACTTCTTATGGGATTTTTGGTCCATGGTTGGCTGGGGCTTCAAATGTCGTTAGAGGTGGAAGGTTTAGTCCGCAAGATTGGTATGGAACGATTGAAAAATATAAAGTAACTGTTTGGTATAGTGCACCAACAGCTTTCAGAATGTTAATGAGTGCGGGCGATGAGGTCATTAAAGAGTTTGACCTATCATCTTTACGACACCTATTGAGTGTAGGTGAACCGCTAAATCCAGAAGTGGTTCGTTGGGGTATGAAAGTCTTTGATTTACGTATTCATGATACATGGTGGATGACTGAAACAGGAGCTCAGCTTATCTGTAACTATCCATGTATGGAAGTTCGTCCTGGTTCCATGGGGAAACCATTACCAGGGATAAAAGCAGCAATAATTGATGACCAAGGCAATGAACTTCCACCAAATCGTATGGGGAATTTAGCGATTAAAAAAGGCTGGCCATCGATGATGAGAGCGGTATGGAACAATCCAGAAAAATACAATAGCTATTTTGAAATTGAAGGCTGGTATGTTTCTGGGGATTCAGCATACATGGATGAAGATGGATATTTCTGGTTCCAAGGAAGAATTGATGATGTAATCATGACTGCCGGAGAACGAGTTGGTCCATTTGAAGTAGAAAGCAAATTAATTGAACATCCAGCTGTAGCTGAGGCAGGAGTAATTGGAAAGCCTGACCCAGTTCGTGGAGAAATTATTAAAGCGTTTATCGCACTTCGTGAAGGACATGAGCCAAGCGAAGAATTAATTGATGAAATTCGATTATTTGTGAAAAAAGGATTGGCAGCTCATGCGGCACCAAGAGAAATTGAGTTCCGAGAAAAGCTTCCTAAAACGAGAAGCGGTAAGATTATGCGTCGAGTTCTTAAAGCATGGGAGCTTGATTTACCAACAGGTGATTTATCAACAATGGAAGATTAA